In one window of Streptomyces griseus subsp. griseus DNA:
- the recA gene encoding recombinase RecA encodes MAGTDHEKALDTALAQIERKFGKGAVMRLGERPDEPIEVIPTGSTALDVALGVGGLPRGRVVEVYGPESSGKTTLTLHAVANAQKLGGSVAFIDAEHALDPEYAKKLGVDTDNLILSQPDNGEQALEITDILIRSGAIDLIVIDSVAALVPRAEIEGEMGDSHMGLQARLMSQALRKITSALSQTRTTAIFINQLREKIGVLFGSPETTTGGRALKFYASVRLDIRRIETLKDGTDAVGNRTRVKVVKNKVAPPFKQAEFDILYGQGISREGGLIDMGVEHGFVRKAGAWYTYEGDQLGQGKENARNFLKDNPDLANEIEKKILEKLGVGVRPEAATTEGTAPSPIPDGARASAGTTA; translated from the coding sequence ATGGCAGGAACCGACCACGAGAAGGCGCTGGACACCGCGCTCGCACAGATCGAGCGGAAGTTCGGCAAGGGCGCGGTGATGCGCCTCGGTGAGCGGCCCGACGAGCCCATCGAGGTGATCCCCACGGGATCGACGGCCCTGGACGTGGCGCTGGGCGTCGGCGGTCTGCCGCGTGGCCGTGTGGTGGAGGTGTACGGGCCGGAGTCCTCCGGTAAGACGACGCTGACGCTGCACGCCGTGGCGAACGCGCAGAAGCTCGGCGGTTCGGTGGCGTTCATCGACGCCGAGCACGCGCTGGACCCGGAGTACGCCAAGAAGCTCGGCGTGGACACGGACAATCTCATCCTGTCCCAGCCGGACAACGGCGAACAGGCGCTGGAGATCACCGACATCCTCATCCGCTCCGGCGCGATCGACCTGATCGTGATCGACTCCGTCGCGGCCCTGGTGCCCCGTGCGGAGATCGAGGGCGAGATGGGCGACTCCCACATGGGTCTCCAGGCCCGTCTGATGAGCCAGGCCCTCCGTAAGATCACCAGCGCCCTCAGCCAGACGAGGACCACGGCGATCTTCATCAACCAGCTGCGCGAGAAGATCGGGGTGTTGTTCGGTTCGCCGGAGACCACGACCGGTGGCCGGGCGCTGAAGTTCTACGCGTCGGTGCGTCTGGACATCCGGCGGATCGAGACGCTGAAGGACGGGACCGACGCGGTCGGCAACCGGACCCGGGTCAAGGTCGTCAAGAACAAGGTGGCGCCGCCGTTCAAGCAGGCGGAGTTCGACATCCTCTACGGGCAGGGCATCAGCCGTGAGGGCGGGCTGATCGACATGGGCGTGGAGCACGGCTTCGTCCGCAAGGCCGGCGCCTGGTACACGTACGAGGGCGACCAGCTCGGCCAGGGCAAGGAGAACGCCCGCAACTTCCTCAAGGACAACCCCGACCTCGCCAACGAGATCGAGAAGAAGATCCTCGAGAAGCTCGGCGTCGGCGTCCGGCCGGAAGCCGCGACCACCGAGGGCACGGCCCCCTCCCCGATCCCTGACGGCGCCCGGGCCTCGGCGGGGACCACCGCCTGA
- a CDS encoding ArsR/SmtB family transcription factor: MSNVQELPLLDPTGGQGVVPCCPPLTERPMSATEAETAARMFKALGDPVRLRLFSAVASHEGGEACVCDISDVGVSQPTVSHHLKKLKEAGLLTSERRGTWVYYRVEPSVLAAMGQLLAMPAAA; this comes from the coding sequence ATGTCGAATGTGCAGGAGCTGCCGCTCCTCGACCCCACGGGTGGCCAGGGTGTGGTGCCGTGCTGCCCGCCGCTGACCGAGCGCCCCATGAGTGCCACGGAGGCCGAAACCGCGGCGCGGATGTTCAAGGCGCTCGGTGACCCGGTGCGGCTGCGGCTCTTCTCCGCCGTCGCCTCGCACGAGGGAGGGGAGGCGTGTGTGTGCGACATCTCCGACGTCGGCGTCTCCCAGCCCACCGTTTCCCACCACCTGAAGAAGCTCAAGGAGGCCGGTCTGCTCACCTCCGAGCGGCGCGGCACCTGGGTGTACTACCGGGTCGAGCCCTCGGTGCTTGCCGCGATGGGCCAGTTGCTGGCCATGCCGGCCGCGGCCTGA
- a CDS encoding arsenate reductase ArsC: MADKPSVLFVCVHNAGRSQMAAAWLTHLAGDRVEVRSAGSNPGDRVNPAAVEAMAEVGIDISAETPKILTVDAVRESDVCITMGCGDTCPVFPGKRYLDWKLEDPAGQGVEAVRPIRDEIKTLVEGLIAEIAPAKPEATA; the protein is encoded by the coding sequence ATGGCCGACAAGCCGTCCGTCCTGTTCGTCTGTGTCCACAACGCCGGCCGCTCCCAGATGGCCGCCGCGTGGCTGACCCACCTGGCCGGCGACCGCGTCGAGGTCCGCTCCGCAGGCTCCAACCCCGGCGACCGGGTCAACCCGGCCGCCGTCGAGGCCATGGCCGAGGTCGGCATCGACATCTCCGCCGAGACGCCGAAGATCCTCACCGTCGACGCGGTCCGCGAGTCGGACGTCTGCATCACCATGGGCTGCGGCGACACCTGCCCCGTCTTCCCCGGCAAGCGCTACCTCGACTGGAAGCTGGAGGACCCGGCCGGCCAAGGCGTCGAGGCCGTCCGCCCGATCCGCGACGAGATCAAGACCCTGGTCGAGGGCCTGATCGCCGAGATCGCCCCGGCGAAGCCGGAGGCGACGGCGTGA
- a CDS encoding acetate/propionate family kinase, whose protein sequence is MRTRTSPVLVADAGSSSLRLTVFGDGGHVLNEHHSESPPSKGATQALRQLLKEGPPPAAAGHRIVHGGPELRSHTLLDDAVRARLTQVADLAPLHVPQALTVVDAARDLLPGVPHVACFDTVFHSGLTAAAREYAVPADWRHTYGLRRYGFHGLSYAWALARTSELLGRGPEQLHLVMVHLGGGCSACAVRDGRSVDTTMGFTPLEGLVMSRRSGSVDPGALTWLLTRKNLPANEIEDVLNRRSGLLGLSGTSGDTRDLVRSRTAGDERAALALDVFTHQCRRGIAGMAASLSRLDALVFTGEIGEDQPEVREEVCAGLSVLGLTGGLRPLVAERPEIVSEPGARVPVVVIPTGEAQQINVETRALLDRG, encoded by the coding sequence GTGCGTACACGAACCAGCCCGGTACTGGTTGCTGACGCCGGGTCATCGAGCCTGCGTCTGACGGTCTTCGGCGACGGTGGCCACGTCCTCAACGAACACCACAGTGAGTCCCCGCCGAGTAAAGGAGCGACCCAGGCGCTGCGGCAGTTGCTGAAGGAAGGACCGCCTCCTGCAGCTGCGGGACACCGTATCGTCCACGGGGGACCGGAGCTGCGCAGCCATACTCTGCTGGACGACGCTGTCCGTGCCCGCTTGACCCAGGTGGCAGACCTCGCGCCCTTGCACGTCCCGCAAGCACTGACCGTGGTGGACGCGGCCCGGGATCTGCTGCCGGGAGTTCCCCATGTCGCCTGTTTCGACACCGTCTTCCACTCCGGCCTGACCGCCGCGGCAAGGGAGTACGCGGTACCTGCCGATTGGCGCCACACGTACGGACTGCGCCGCTACGGCTTCCACGGCCTCTCCTACGCCTGGGCGCTGGCCCGGACATCTGAACTCCTCGGCCGCGGCCCCGAGCAGCTGCACCTGGTGATGGTGCACCTCGGGGGTGGCTGCTCCGCTTGCGCGGTCCGCGACGGGCGCAGTGTCGACACGACGATGGGCTTCACGCCCTTGGAGGGGCTGGTGATGAGTCGTCGCAGCGGCAGCGTCGACCCTGGCGCCCTGACCTGGCTGCTCACACGGAAGAATCTACCTGCGAACGAGATCGAGGACGTTCTGAATCGGAGGTCCGGTCTGCTCGGCCTGTCGGGCACATCGGGCGACACGCGGGACCTGGTCCGCAGCCGGACGGCAGGCGACGAGCGCGCCGCACTCGCCCTGGACGTCTTCACCCACCAGTGCCGACGCGGCATCGCCGGGATGGCCGCATCCCTGAGCCGCCTGGACGCTCTCGTCTTCACCGGCGAGATCGGCGAGGATCAGCCCGAGGTTCGTGAGGAGGTGTGCGCCGGCCTGTCCGTGCTCGGCCTCACGGGCGGCCTGCGACCACTGGTCGCCGAACGCCCCGAGATCGTCAGTGAGCCCGGCGCCCGTGTCCCCGTCGTGGTCATCCCCACGGGAGAGGCCCAGCAGATCAATGTCGAGACCCGGGCTCTTCTGGATCGCGGCTGA
- the arsB gene encoding ACR3 family arsenite efflux transporter, which yields MTATEPTTASAPKGGGGGDSIVRKLSTLDRYLAVWILLAMAVGLGLGRLIPGMNDALAKIEIGGISLPIALGLLVMMYPVLAKVRYDRLDRVTSDRKLLVSSLVINWIVGPAVMFALAWIFLPDLPEYRTGLIIVGLARCIAMVIIWNDLACGDREAAAVLVALNSVFQVLAFGLLGWFYLDLLPRWMNLGDGQGLDVSVWHIALNVIIFLGIPLLAGFLTRRIGEQKMGRDTYEAKFLPKIGPWALYGLLFTIVILFALQGKTITSQPLDVVRIALPLLVYFAVMFFGTFLFGKGLGLAYDRTTTLAFTAAGNNFELAIAVAIATFGVTSGQALSGVVGPLIEVPVLIGLVYVALAWRRKFAPGAVTTAP from the coding sequence GTGACCGCCACCGAGCCCACCACCGCCTCCGCTCCGAAGGGCGGTGGGGGCGGCGACTCGATCGTAAGGAAGCTTTCAACCCTCGACCGCTACCTCGCGGTGTGGATCCTGCTCGCCATGGCCGTCGGCCTGGGCCTGGGCCGCCTGATCCCGGGGATGAACGACGCGCTCGCGAAGATCGAGATCGGCGGGATCTCCCTGCCGATCGCCCTCGGCCTGCTCGTGATGATGTACCCGGTCCTCGCGAAGGTCCGCTACGACCGGCTCGACCGCGTGACCAGCGACCGCAAGCTCCTGGTCTCCTCGCTGGTCATCAACTGGATCGTCGGCCCGGCGGTGATGTTCGCCCTGGCGTGGATCTTCCTGCCGGACCTGCCCGAGTACCGCACCGGCCTGATCATCGTCGGCTTGGCCCGCTGCATCGCCATGGTCATCATCTGGAACGACCTGGCCTGCGGCGACCGCGAGGCAGCCGCCGTCCTCGTCGCCCTGAATTCCGTCTTCCAGGTACTCGCGTTCGGACTGCTGGGCTGGTTCTACCTCGACCTCCTTCCGCGGTGGATGAACCTCGGCGACGGCCAGGGCCTGGACGTGTCCGTCTGGCACATCGCCTTGAACGTGATCATCTTCCTCGGCATCCCGCTGTTGGCCGGCTTCCTCACCCGCCGCATCGGGGAGCAGAAGATGGGCCGCGACACCTACGAGGCGAAGTTCCTGCCGAAGATCGGCCCGTGGGCGCTGTACGGGCTGCTGTTCACGATCGTCATCCTCTTCGCCCTCCAGGGCAAGACCATCACCTCGCAGCCGCTGGACGTCGTGCGGATCGCGCTGCCGCTGCTGGTCTACTTCGCCGTCATGTTCTTCGGCACGTTCCTCTTCGGCAAGGGCCTGGGCCTGGCCTACGACCGAACCACGACCCTGGCGTTCACCGCGGCGGGCAACAACTTCGAGCTGGCCATCGCGGTCGCCATCGCCACCTTCGGCGTCACCTCCGGCCAGGCGCTGTCCGGCGTCGTCGGACCGCTCATCGAGGTCCCGGTCCTGATCGGCCTGGTCTACGTCGCGCTCGCCTGGCGACGGAAGTTCGCCCCGGGCGCGGTGACGACCGCCCCGTGA
- a CDS encoding FKBP-type peptidyl-prolyl cis-trans isomerase — translation MSELTKPVIEVPEGDAPTELTIRDLVVGDGAEVRPGRVVQVHYAGVTFASGREFDSSWESGRPFKFAVGGGRVIKGLDRGVRGMKAGGRREIIVPPRLGYGKQSPSASIPAHSTLIFVVDLLTVVGGPPGRGPA, via the coding sequence ATGAGCGAACTGACGAAACCTGTGATCGAGGTGCCGGAGGGCGATGCGCCCACCGAACTGACGATCCGGGACCTCGTGGTCGGGGACGGCGCCGAGGTGCGGCCGGGCAGGGTCGTCCAAGTCCACTACGCAGGGGTGACGTTCGCGTCCGGGAGGGAGTTCGACTCCTCCTGGGAGTCCGGCCGGCCGTTCAAGTTCGCCGTGGGCGGCGGCAGGGTCATCAAGGGCCTGGACCGGGGGGTGAGGGGGATGAAGGCCGGCGGCCGACGCGAGATCATCGTTCCCCCGCGGCTCGGTTACGGCAAGCAGTCGCCCTCCGCCTCGATCCCGGCTCACTCGACGCTGATCTTCGTCGTGGACCTGCTCACGGTGGTGGGCGGGCCGCCGGGGAGGGGCCCGGCCTGA
- a CDS encoding DUF6924 domain-containing protein, protein MRELPMFERLYPDVQLISPSERFVLRCDSEGVAVVTDTDRDQVVWRAGATGQLLLGHGYEVVVEGGQDDETVWRSGFAAPGAQYLTLTDAGELELLDRTHVRLGNIRTGLTDPTPLGDTAPAAAITGDTYLVKEGKTRRTVAREQDGWLRVCEYGKSGGRSYALTRPLVDWFEQEDTVLTWRRHLAGGSKSKSLMLCLVDSAGTVLWHEGTQRPHGPVPPGEPYAFGGPALEAGGRLRNQSLTSPAGTHTLAHQGNGDLTLYCHTERRAVWSTGTGWVDGGWAELSEDGVLSVRNTHGVPVWSSGPSGSGARRLVVGDDGRAELHDEDGRPVWSTGTHTACHGPTADAPRGAVLRRGQTLGRHSLTSPDGNTVLGHWDERRLVLFGADQTWLWYAHLGETAEPGLRLDEDGMLRVLGDDRPPLGGPADELRVEEGGVVLCRADGTVVWRDGEPVAEPAAATNPPAQGGLVKSLPDTDETLLIRTDFSDPTAWQALLTIVTTPSQDGFLADVHPVDDLAYRDLTTEQILSAAGELDTDLLIVADKTALTAPEMPLLALLLSDENDESGEGEAGQEHGRLRVVATELWSVENNLSLANMDWEDFENASDGGVFRGF, encoded by the coding sequence GTGCGTGAACTGCCCATGTTCGAACGTCTTTACCCCGACGTCCAGCTGATTTCCCCCTCGGAGAGGTTCGTGCTGCGGTGCGACTCGGAGGGTGTCGCCGTGGTCACCGACACCGACCGCGATCAGGTCGTCTGGCGTGCGGGCGCAACTGGACAACTGCTTCTCGGACACGGGTACGAGGTCGTCGTCGAGGGCGGGCAGGACGACGAAACGGTCTGGCGCTCCGGTTTCGCCGCGCCCGGGGCCCAGTACCTCACCCTCACGGACGCCGGAGAACTGGAACTCCTGGACCGCACACACGTCCGCCTGGGCAACATACGCACCGGACTCACCGACCCTACGCCGCTGGGGGACACGGCGCCCGCAGCTGCCATCACCGGCGACACCTATCTGGTCAAGGAGGGGAAGACGCGGCGGACAGTGGCCCGCGAGCAGGACGGCTGGCTGCGGGTCTGCGAGTACGGGAAGAGCGGGGGTAGGAGCTACGCGCTGACCCGTCCGCTGGTCGACTGGTTCGAACAGGAAGACACCGTGCTCACCTGGCGCCGGCACCTGGCGGGTGGTTCGAAATCCAAAAGCCTGATGCTGTGCCTGGTCGACTCCGCCGGAACCGTCCTGTGGCACGAGGGCACCCAGCGCCCGCATGGACCGGTCCCCCCGGGAGAGCCCTACGCGTTCGGTGGGCCCGCGCTGGAGGCGGGAGGGCGCCTGCGCAACCAGTCCCTGACGTCTCCCGCAGGTACGCACACCCTGGCTCACCAGGGCAACGGCGACCTGACCCTGTACTGCCACACCGAGCGCCGGGCTGTGTGGTCGACCGGCACGGGATGGGTGGACGGAGGATGGGCCGAGCTCTCCGAGGACGGTGTCCTCTCCGTCCGCAACACCCATGGTGTCCCGGTGTGGAGCTCCGGCCCGTCCGGTTCGGGAGCCCGCCGGCTCGTCGTCGGTGATGACGGCCGTGCCGAACTGCATGACGAGGACGGCCGGCCGGTGTGGTCAACCGGCACACACACGGCATGCCACGGACCCACGGCCGACGCCCCGCGGGGTGCCGTGCTGCGCCGAGGACAGACACTCGGACGGCACTCCCTCACCTCCCCCGACGGAAACACCGTGCTCGGACACTGGGACGAACGCCGCCTCGTTCTGTTCGGGGCCGACCAGACCTGGCTCTGGTACGCGCACCTCGGCGAGACGGCCGAGCCCGGACTACGGCTCGACGAGGACGGCATGCTGCGCGTTCTCGGCGACGACCGCCCGCCGCTGGGCGGACCAGCCGACGAACTGCGTGTCGAGGAGGGCGGAGTGGTCCTGTGCCGTGCCGACGGCACCGTCGTCTGGCGCGACGGGGAGCCGGTGGCCGAGCCGGCCGCTGCCACGAACCCGCCCGCACAGGGAGGACTCGTGAAGAGCCTGCCGGACACGGACGAGACCCTGTTGATCCGCACCGACTTCTCCGACCCGACCGCTTGGCAAGCCCTGCTCACGATCGTCACGACACCGAGTCAGGACGGCTTCCTGGCGGACGTCCACCCCGTGGATGATCTCGCCTATCGTGATCTGACGACCGAACAGATCCTGTCGGCGGCAGGCGAGCTGGACACCGATCTTCTCATCGTGGCCGACAAGACAGCTCTCACGGCGCCGGAGATGCCGCTGCTGGCCCTCCTGCTCTCCGACGAGAACGACGAAAGCGGGGAGGGTGAGGCCGGGCAGGAGCACGGCCGACTCCGAGTCGTAGCCACAGAACTGTGGTCCGTCGAGAACAATCTCTCCCTCGCCAACATGGATTGGGAGGACTTCGAGAACGCCTCCGACGGCGGGGTCTTCCGGGGCTTCTGA
- a CDS encoding GNAT family N-acetyltransferase, translated as MGGVLSAVVVPLAAEHAEQMLAIYQAGVDEGNATFETAAPAWEAFDAAKLPEHRFAAVEGNGKVLGWVAASRVSDRCSYAGVVEHSVYVHPAARGRGIASTLLRALIESTERAGIWTVQSGIFPENAASLAVHERAGFRVIGTRERIGRHHGVWRDVVLVERRSPAIT; from the coding sequence ATGGGCGGGGTACTGAGTGCCGTGGTCGTGCCACTGGCGGCGGAGCACGCCGAGCAGATGCTGGCGATCTACCAGGCGGGTGTCGACGAAGGGAACGCCACCTTCGAGACCGCCGCCCCGGCGTGGGAGGCGTTCGACGCGGCGAAGCTGCCCGAGCACCGCTTCGCCGCCGTCGAGGGGAACGGGAAGGTGCTGGGGTGGGTCGCGGCGAGCCGGGTTTCCGACCGGTGCTCGTACGCGGGGGTGGTCGAGCACTCCGTCTACGTCCATCCGGCGGCCCGCGGCCGCGGGATCGCTTCCACCCTGCTCAGGGCGCTGATCGAATCGACCGAGCGGGCCGGTATCTGGACCGTCCAGTCCGGGATCTTCCCCGAGAACGCCGCCAGCCTCGCCGTGCACGAGCGGGCCGGCTTCCGGGTCATCGGCACGCGGGAGCGGATCGGGCGCCATCACGGCGTCTGGCGCGATGTCGTCCTTGTCGAGCGCCGCAGCCCGGCCATCACGTGA
- a CDS encoding ArsR/SmtB family transcription factor, which translates to MLTSVDPDVIRVLGDPLRLKIVTLLARETLCTTHLVEETGAKQTNLSNHMKVLREAGIVETEPCGRFTYYKLKPEVLAGLSEQFAELAASARTAAENKRACP; encoded by the coding sequence ATGCTGACTTCAGTCGATCCTGATGTGATCCGGGTGCTGGGCGATCCGCTCCGCCTGAAGATCGTGACCCTGCTCGCGCGCGAAACGCTCTGCACGACGCACCTGGTCGAGGAGACCGGAGCCAAGCAGACCAATCTGTCCAACCACATGAAGGTGCTGCGCGAGGCCGGGATCGTGGAGACCGAGCCGTGCGGCCGCTTCACCTACTACAAGCTCAAGCCCGAGGTCCTGGCCGGCCTGTCCGAGCAGTTCGCCGAGCTCGCTGCCTCGGCCCGCACCGCCGCCGAGAACAAGAGGGCCTGCCCGTGA
- a CDS encoding NAD(P)-binding domain-containing protein has protein sequence MNAPATPELPVAVIGAGPSGLAAAAHLLDQGIEPLVLEAGQQAGAAVRDWAHVRLFSTWGEVIDPVAEKFLASTGWTRPDPDTYPSGGDWAEQYLQPLADALGDRVRLGAMVTGVSRAGRDRIVDADREQQPFVVHLTHADGREERIFARSVIDASGTWATPSPAGGSGLAALGEHAASDRITYRVPNLKNPATRARYAGRRTAVIGSGASAFTALAYLADLAKSKDGTGTKGVWILRRGISGSAFGGGEADQLPARGALGLAAKAAVDEGHADAVTGFRTEAVERDTDGRLTLVGEDGRRLDSVDELIVLTGFRPDLSFLNELRLDLDERLQAPAELAPLIDPNQHSCGTVYPHGHRELSHPEPGVYLVGMKSYGRAPTFLAMTGYEQVRSVAAAIAGDLASADRVELALPETGVCGGAGLFDTSDTRETDSEGCCAPTPPLVQLGTPATVGASAEEAPAGGYCSS, from the coding sequence GTGAACGCGCCCGCCACCCCCGAGCTGCCCGTCGCCGTGATCGGAGCAGGCCCCTCCGGCCTGGCCGCCGCCGCCCACCTGCTCGATCAGGGCATCGAACCCCTCGTTCTTGAAGCCGGCCAGCAGGCCGGCGCCGCAGTGCGCGATTGGGCACACGTGCGCCTGTTCTCCACTTGGGGCGAGGTCATCGACCCGGTTGCCGAGAAGTTCCTCGCTTCCACCGGCTGGACCCGCCCCGACCCGGACACCTATCCCTCCGGCGGCGACTGGGCCGAGCAGTACCTCCAGCCGCTCGCCGACGCCCTCGGCGACCGGGTCCGCCTCGGCGCCATGGTCACCGGCGTCTCGCGCGCCGGCCGCGACCGCATCGTCGACGCCGACCGCGAGCAGCAGCCCTTCGTCGTGCACCTCACCCACGCCGACGGCCGCGAGGAACGCATCTTCGCCCGCTCCGTCATCGACGCCTCCGGCACATGGGCCACGCCCAGCCCGGCCGGCGGCAGCGGCCTGGCCGCCCTCGGGGAACACGCGGCGAGCGACCGGATCACCTACCGCGTCCCGAACCTCAAGAACCCCGCCACCCGCGCCCGCTACGCAGGCAGGCGCACCGCCGTGATCGGATCCGGCGCCTCCGCGTTCACCGCCCTCGCCTACCTCGCCGACCTCGCCAAGTCCAAGGACGGCACAGGCACCAAGGGCGTCTGGATCCTGCGCCGGGGCATCTCCGGCTCCGCCTTCGGCGGCGGCGAAGCCGACCAGCTCCCCGCCCGCGGCGCCCTGGGCCTCGCAGCGAAGGCCGCCGTCGACGAGGGCCACGCCGACGCCGTGACCGGCTTCCGCACCGAAGCGGTCGAACGCGACACCGACGGCCGCCTGACCCTCGTCGGCGAGGACGGCCGCCGCCTGGACTCCGTCGACGAGCTGATCGTGCTGACCGGCTTCCGCCCCGACCTGTCCTTCCTTAACGAACTGCGCCTGGACCTCGACGAGCGCCTCCAGGCCCCGGCCGAGCTCGCGCCGCTGATCGACCCCAACCAGCACTCCTGCGGCACCGTCTACCCCCACGGCCACCGCGAGCTCTCCCACCCCGAACCCGGCGTATACCTCGTCGGGATGAAGTCCTACGGCCGCGCCCCGACGTTCCTCGCGATGACCGGCTACGAGCAGGTCCGCTCGGTAGCCGCCGCGATCGCCGGCGACCTCGCCTCCGCCGACCGCGTCGAACTCGCCCTCCCCGAGACCGGAGTCTGCGGCGGAGCCGGCCTTTTCGACACCTCCGACACCAGGGAAACCGACAGCGAAGGCTGCTGCGCGCCCACCCCGCCTCTCGTCCAGCTCGGCACCCCCGCCACGGTCGGCGCATCTGCCGAAGAGGCTCCAGCAGGCGGCTACTGCAGCTCGTGA
- a CDS encoding FAD-dependent oxidoreductase, with translation MSGIRDVVIIGSGPAGYSAALYAARAQRRAPAFG, from the coding sequence GTGAGTGGGATACGCGACGTCGTCATCATCGGCTCCGGCCCCGCCGGATACTCCGCCGCGCTCTACGCCGCCCGCGCCCAGCGGCGGGCCCCTGCTTTCGGTTAG
- a CDS encoding APC family permease, whose translation MPPPAVGLPDELRRRLGVPDAVMIGLGSMIGAGIFASLAPAARAAESGLLLGLALAAVVAYCNATSSARLAALYPASGGTYVYGRERLGPFWGYMAGWAFVVGKTASCAAMALTIGSYVWPGHAHAIAVAAVVALTAVNYAGIQKSALLTRGIVAVVLAVLAAVATASLTSDGVDTARLGIGSDATVAGVLQAAGLLFFAFAGYARIATLGEEARDPARTIPRAITIALGITLVVYALVAVSVLLVLGPDQLAAAGAPLTDAARAADADWLVPLVRVGAAVAALGSLLSLILGVSRTTLAMARDHHLPHALAAVHPRFKVPHRAELLVGAVVGVAAATTDVRGAIGFSSFGVLAYYAIANASAWTLTPAEGRPARIVPVTGVAGCLVLAFALPPSSVLTGAAVLLIGAATYGIRRVSTHHQQGI comes from the coding sequence ATGCCTCCGCCCGCAGTCGGGCTCCCGGACGAACTCCGGCGGCGCCTTGGCGTGCCGGACGCGGTGATGATCGGGCTGGGGTCGATGATCGGCGCCGGAATCTTCGCCTCGCTGGCCCCGGCCGCCCGCGCCGCCGAATCCGGCCTGCTGCTCGGACTGGCCCTGGCCGCGGTCGTTGCCTACTGCAACGCCACCTCCTCCGCCCGGCTCGCCGCCCTCTACCCGGCCTCGGGCGGTACCTACGTCTACGGGCGCGAACGACTCGGCCCCTTCTGGGGCTACATGGCCGGCTGGGCGTTCGTCGTGGGCAAGACCGCCTCCTGCGCGGCGATGGCGCTGACCATCGGCTCCTACGTCTGGCCGGGCCATGCCCACGCGATCGCGGTGGCCGCCGTGGTGGCCCTGACCGCCGTCAACTACGCGGGCATCCAGAAGTCCGCCCTGCTCACCCGCGGCATCGTGGCGGTCGTCCTGGCGGTGCTCGCCGCCGTCGCGACCGCCTCCCTGACGTCCGACGGGGTGGACACGGCCCGCCTGGGGATCGGCTCGGACGCCACGGTCGCAGGTGTGCTGCAGGCGGCCGGGCTGCTGTTCTTCGCGTTCGCCGGATATGCCCGCATCGCCACCCTCGGCGAGGAGGCCCGCGACCCGGCCCGCACCATTCCTCGGGCCATCACGATCGCCCTCGGCATCACCCTCGTCGTCTACGCCCTCGTCGCCGTCTCCGTCCTCCTCGTCCTCGGCCCCGACCAACTCGCCGCCGCCGGAGCCCCGCTCACGGACGCCGCCCGGGCGGCCGACGCCGACTGGCTCGTCCCCCTCGTACGCGTCGGCGCGGCCGTCGCCGCCCTCGGCTCCCTGCTCTCCCTGATCCTCGGCGTCTCCCGCACCACCCTGGCCATGGCCCGCGACCATCACCTCCCCCACGCCCTGGCCGCTGTGCACCCGCGCTTCAAAGTCCCTCACCGGGCCGAGCTCCTCGTCGGCGCCGTCGTCGGCGTGGCGGCCGCGACCACGGATGTACGCGGGGCGATCGGGTTCTCCTCCTTCGGCGTGCTGGCGTACTACGCCATCGCCAACGCCTCCGCCTGGACCCTGACCCCCGCCGAAGGCCGCCCGGCGCGGATCGTCCCAGTCACCGGCGTGGCGGGATGCCTCGTCCTGGCCTTCGCCCTGCCGCCGTCCTCCGTGCTCACCGGAGCCGCCGTCCTACTCATCGGCGCAGCCACGTACGGCATCCGCCGCGTCAGCACACACCACCAGCAGGGCATCTGA
- a CDS encoding putative quinol monooxygenase, with translation MATQVSKAVLVRLQALPGREDDVRDFLNQGLSIVEGEPGTVRWFGIQFGPSSFGIFDAFPDDDGRQAHLSGAVAQALSQKSGELFEEPTIELIDVVAEKQPA, from the coding sequence ATGGCTACGCAGGTCAGCAAAGCGGTCCTGGTACGGCTTCAAGCACTCCCCGGCAGGGAGGACGACGTCCGCGACTTCCTGAATCAGGGGCTGTCAATCGTTGAGGGGGAGCCCGGGACGGTGAGGTGGTTCGGAATCCAGTTCGGACCCTCGTCGTTCGGGATCTTCGACGCTTTCCCCGACGACGACGGGCGCCAAGCACACCTGTCGGGCGCGGTCGCGCAGGCGCTCAGCCAGAAATCGGGTGAGCTCTTCGAGGAGCCCACGATCGAGCTGATCGATGTGGTCGCGGAGAAGCAGCCCGCTTAA